From the genome of Prunus persica cultivar Lovell chromosome G8, Prunus_persica_NCBIv2, whole genome shotgun sequence:
TTTCGCTTCTTCGTTTTCATAATATCTAAGTTAGATTGTTTTCCATTTCCATTGTCATCATTCCCTTGCAGAAATGAAGGCTCATCAACATCATCCCTTTTAGTCTTGTTGGCTTTAAAAGCCGAAGGAACATTCTGTGATATTAAACTCATCTTTTACAAGAACAATGCCTATCTGCTtctgcaaaataaaaacaagtgaAACTGAGGTCCCAAACAACAGTCACAGCCAAAATGGTTTTCGAAAATATGTAGAAAACTAAACATATACTCGGGCAATATTTCTAACTTTGAGTGACCAACAAATTTTGAGCTTTATGGAGGCGAGAGCGTGaggtatgtttttttttttaagtcaggaaaaaaaaaattctttaaaaaaagtcCCGAACCGCCTAGACCCGCCCAGGCGCCTACCCCTAACGATTAGGGGTAAATCGTAGCGGTGTCCTCCCGCCTAGCGCCTAGGCCAATTTTTCGATCACTGACCATAACAACTCCCAGACCACAAAATTCTGATCATCATAATTGCTGAAGCTCTGTTATTAACATAAACAATGAATGCCTGAAGTTCCAAGCTATGAGCTCAAAACAAGTTAACAGTccagaacaaaaacacacaaaaacagaGTTTGAGAATAAAACGACAAATATAATTTCGTTTTTAGCCATAAAACAGAAGCAAAGATAGAAACCCAAAACGAAAAACAACTTACTGCAAAGATGAAGTCTTTTGAAGGACGGTGAGCTTCGGCGGCGCGGAACGGCAGAAAACAAACAGCGGACCAGAGCTAGCTTTCAAAGGGAAACGAAGGTTGTTTGTGTTTGATGCGGTTATAACATAAAACGAGGTCGTTTATACAGAAGCTCCAAACACATGTGTTTTGGTCAAATAGTCAAactttcatcatcatcattcatcaCTACTATTTTCTTGTCGACAAAAGCGATGTCGTTTCACGTAGTGAAGGAAGGGCTGGTTAATTTTGAGCTTGACGGATTTGGGCTCTGCTGGTGTAGCATTTCCTCTCCAATTTATTGGGCTGGAAACCTaattaaaaacccaaaattttctgtttttaataTAAGCCGATATTTTAAACAATTCTAACGAACGAGGAGATAGATCAAACTCGGATGCAAGCTGATAAACTTGttgctcttttcttttttattaatagCAATGTGGGATTCAAACTTTAAACTCATCTTCTCTATTAACAGAAATAGGGATTCAAACTTAAAACTCAtctaaacatttaaaaaagaaatacaattAGACTAATAGTTAATTCTTGAAATAGTatatttatcaaaattttgTGCATCGTGACAGCAATATAGGTTTTATTACATTTTCCCAACGATAAACATTAAGGTACTAAATTAACTAACAACAAGTGACCCACTAATTACTAGAGCCTAACAATCTTCATATACATGCAGAAAATACTATATGCAACACTAGTCACTGATCATCTCCTTACagtcattatatattttaaccATAAAATTCCCAGAAACTAATGTTTTCTATAACTAATAAGTAAGAACCCCACGTTATAATATACAgttgaagattttatttttatttttatttttatcttcttgTGGTTAGTAACTAATGATCGGAGGCAAGGCCTAATTGTTTGAGATGGTGGTGTATGTCTTCAGGGTGATCATCGAGTTTCGGGCGTTCGGGCTGGATCCAACGGCCATCCTTGCTCCTCACCATGCCCTTGTTCTCGTCTTGCCTCCAGTAAGGTGGAACCAAGTAATGATCTTTCAAGAAATCAGAGGCTTTGTTCACCAATGCTGGGTCTCTTCCACTCGCTAGCACAAATCTATGGCCTTTCCCATGGTATCTGCATTTCATTAAACAGACaattagtttaatttttcTCGTTACTATATACTTTCGCATGCATCAAATAtgcatataataaataaaatatgaaattctaACTCAGTTACTTCTGAATTTTGATAACAATATgataattgttttgttttgaaatgtcTCTactaatttctttctttgctgCATGCATGCCTTCGAAGACCGGAAGACACGGTGTAAACAGGATTATTCACTACAATTTCTATGTCTACACTACACACAGTCAAAATAGGAGAGCTATTCTATTCACATGGtggaaaaaacaaatttttccAAAAGATGGAACTAGTTTCTGTTTCGTTATCTatctattttagtcattatatCGACGTGTCCGTATCCGTGTTCAGACAAACAACATATcgaaaatatatcaatattCATTTTAACAATCAAAATCCATAGTGACACGATACATTTATCAAGTCCACCTAATCTAACAACTCGGatatagaaaataataaagtacTGTCTAGAAAAGCATCAAATTGCTTGTAAGATAAGCTTATAGGCAAACCATGCATAATTATTGAATGTCTCTTTCATGAGTACACAGATAGCCAATTGCTAATTGTAGGGAGGGAACTATTATTATACTGTGCCActgaaatatttattattttacttaCAACTATGCTTACaaacaataattcaattgagatgCATGGGGAACATGATCTtatcaattatttttaaattggcTCCCAAGCGCAGCCAAGTCATTTTCGATCGATGTGCGAAAGATATCTCTACCAACTGAATGATGCACAGAGGTGTCACATGctcctatttattttgtttttatcttaaattaaaattctAAATAAGTTAAGACTCACCAACAATACTAttgttttcgtttttattGCAATATAACGAattaaaattagttttttttttttctaggaCAGAATGATATTGTAAACTACTCTGATGAACGAGGAAAAAGATCAAACTCATATGCAAAGAGGCGGACATACCATCTTAAACAACTGACGTACTCATgcccaaaattaaaattgatctTAAGAcccaacaaaatcaataatattTACTAATCACATCTTTAATCAAATAATACTAACCCGTCAAGCAAATGCAAGTGCGCCTCCAAATTATGCGCACAAACAGGATCACTCGTCTGCTTCAAAAACGGTGAGTGTGTATGATCCAACTCAAGCTGGACCCCGACGTGCGAGTAGCTCCACGGCAAGCCCTCCGCCAACTTCATCAGCCGCGGCGCCACGTGTTCGTTAAAGAACAGCCCAGGCGATTTAGGCACCACGTCATGAACGTTCACAACCCTCAACACCTTCACCCCAAGCGACTCAAGCCGCTCCTTAAACCGCACGTTCCCTACCCGAGGACCCGAGAACGATAAAACGGATACGGGCACGACCTGACCGTCCGCCGTCACGTTCAAACCCGTTTCCGTTATATCGTACGAGCTCAAAATCGCCAGCGCGCTCCCGAGGCTGTGCCCGGTGATCGTAATGCTCAATTCCTCGCCCGAATACTCCTCCACCAATCGCTTGATCTCCGTTAAAATCTGTTCCCTCGCCGAAAACGTAGAATATCGGCACGTCTCGTCTTTATCGGTGTAAAGATCCAGAAAACCGGATTCGACTTTGACGGTCCGATCCGGGCAGGGAATCTTATTCCCGGAAACGGGCTTTAAAAAGTCCATTAAGTCCACGATCCACTCGAGTCGGGTCACGGTGCCCCGCCACGCGATGCTGATGTCGCGCCGGCCTAAACGAGCTGTCGTTTCGTCGTCCGAAACGGCGACGTATCCGATCCAGTTGGCGTTTTTGCTCCAGACTTTTGGCCAGCGCGACTTCTTGAAGAAGTTGGGGAGGTTGATGTTTGACGTGGCGAAGAGGTAGCGTGACACGTGGTAGCCGTGGTGGGCCATGCCCAGAGACGGGAAGAAGCTGCGGCGGACGAAGCGGCAGCTACCGCAGTACTTGGAGAAGGGGTCGAAGTCGAAGGCGTCGTAGCAGGCCTGGGCCATCTCGCCGTAGCGGATAAGCTCGGATCGCAGAAGCGGGTCCATCGGGTCGAGTAACCCGACCCAGTCGTCTTGGCCGTGGAGCTCCCGCCATACGTCGGAGAGACGGCGCTCGTGGTGGGTAGTGTTAATATCTTCTTGTCGTTGATTCTGATCGTCTTTG
Proteins encoded in this window:
- the LOC18767680 gene encoding phospholipase A1-Igamma1, chloroplastic — its product is MAISIYSTLLPFPKLTVSSRKYHPFGGSNPSNLTIPTTSTVSTKALHSKTSDSLTSIITELEKESLNKDDQNQRQEDINTTHHERRLSDVWRELHGQDDWVGLLDPMDPLLRSELIRYGEMAQACYDAFDFDPFSKYCGSCRFVRRSFFPSLGMAHHGYHVSRYLFATSNINLPNFFKKSRWPKVWSKNANWIGYVAVSDDETTARLGRRDISIAWRGTVTRLEWIVDLMDFLKPVSGNKIPCPDRTVKVESGFLDLYTDKDETCRYSTFSAREQILTEIKRLVEEYSGEELSITITGHSLGSALAILSSYDITETGLNVTADGQVVPVSVLSFSGPRVGNVRFKERLESLGVKVLRVVNVHDVVPKSPGLFFNEHVAPRLMKLAEGLPWSYSHVGVQLELDHTHSPFLKQTSDPVCAHNLEAHLHLLDGYHGKGHRFVLASGRDPALVNKASDFLKDHYLVPPYWRQDENKGMVRSKDGRWIQPERPKLDDHPEDIHHHLKQLGLASDH